The Dioscorea cayenensis subsp. rotundata cultivar TDr96_F1 chromosome 8, TDr96_F1_v2_PseudoChromosome.rev07_lg8_w22 25.fasta, whole genome shotgun sequence genome segment TCATCCTCATCGTATTCACAGAGAACTACTTTGGCTCCAGGGGATGATTTTGGGAAGGATACCAGTTGCCCATGTATCATCTCTATTTCCCTTCTGTCCGCATAGTAATGTGTACCTGATGACGAAGAATTATGTTCCTCCATACAAGGTTTCTTTGGAACTACTAAGAGCAAATCCACCAGGACAATTGCCTTCTCCAAAAGAAATTTAACCAATCTTATTTCACTCTTGCAACCTTTGAAGTTGTTCATCTTGATCACCTTCAGATGGTTGAAAGTAATAGCACTTGGTTCTTCCACCACTGGTTCTTGAGTACTTGAATGATATTCATTTTCATGGAACTTAGGAAGCTGAAATTAAAAACCCAagtcatttatatttataaaaatgactaGAGTTTAAAATTAACCATGAAAAGAGAAATTAAACTAAGTTTTACAATGCTAGGATGCTTActtgtataaataatttttccacaTTAGGGGAGGGACATATCCTGAAGAAGCCATAGACATAAGTGAGATCCTCACTGCTAATACACTCCATGAGGAGCTGCAATTCCTGCAGATTTGGTAAGGAAACTTGCAAATCCATGTTGTCATATTCGTTGTTAATTGTGAAGCACTCTTGCAAATCCATGTTGGCATATTCATCTCTAGTTGTGAAGCACTGAAACATCAATCGTTCTTCTTAGATCATCAAGtcatcaagaaaaagaagcaaaatgttTATTAGTAGAAGAAGAGTACCATCAACGTGGCAGTGCATATTGTCAAGATCCTGACATGGCTGATATCATATAACAACTTTACATAGTCATGTTCAGGTTCCGTGTATTTCATGCCAAGTGAAGAGATGAACGCATTGACTAATGAAGGCGTCTTGACATCATTGAAATTGCATTCTCCATGGTAGATAAAAGACTGGAGCTTAGGAGCAGAAATCAGTGTCTCGCAAGCATCATAAAAGTTGAGAATAGTTAAATTCTTCAGTTGGAGGTTAGGCGCAGAGATGTTGATCAGCTCCAGAGTTGAGAGGTGTCAAGcctcaagcattcaaggttcaAGCAAGCAGCTAACATGTTAGTCACTGTGTCATCAGTCACAACCATGTCTTTGAAGGAGAGTGACTGGAGCTGAGGGAAACCAGTGAAGCCTGAAGGAGGGCTGAAATCACAGCATCTTAAACTGAGATATGTTAGTGATTTACAATGAAACAGGAAATCTGGCAGTTTGAATGGCTTCCCTCCATTGGAGAAGCCATTATAAGTTTCATATCCCAGTGAGAAGTCCAGATCAAGCTCCTCAACTCCTCTAGATATTGCAAATGCTATCCACTTCTCGATATCAGCCAGGAACATTTTGAATGCACAGAAGAAAACACGGAACTTGTTGATCTTTCTATTGGAATCATGGAATTGGGGATATTGGTTCACACTGATCACAAACTCTACAGGTGTTTGATTGCTACCGAATTCTATATCGAAGTCTCCTGGGGTGGCTGAAATTGGTAGAAGACTGAATGGCTGGAGAAGAGGATAGGACAACTCTTGGCTTCCCTCcatctctctctccctctctgtCTGTTTGTGTGTGGCTATCAATGGAGGTCACCTCTATTTATACCTAGTTTGTGGGTCCTTTCCTTTCAACACAAGAATAAAAGTGGGAGAGGTTATTGGTTGAATAAGTTTGTTTGAGAAGTCTTCTTATGCTCCTTGCAGGGGAAGGCTTTAGTGGTGCAAAAATGAAAGAAGTCTTCTTAAACAATCACATCTTTAATCATAATTGTTCACCTGTCTTCTCTATAATTTACAAGTCTACTAATATGCTACTCTCTTGGCTTTCAACAGATATCAAGTCTCATTAGCAGGGAACTCGGGAGGCCTCCCAGAGAATCGAGACTCCTCAACTTCCCGAAGCACCTGGGACATATAGATCATATCGGGCGATTCGGACGACATTCTCGATCCAAGTAATTCTTCCTATTTGTTATTAGTGCGCCTATGTCTCGCAGCAGTGGCAGCCTTCGTCGATCCAGAACTTTATTACCTTACTCTTGTCGTTCTTCtctacttttattttgttcCGTCATTTGCTTTTCCTCATCTCGATGAGGATTTCAAACTCATtgttatttctagttttttcattgttttgagaCGATGTATTTCGTactcttcttatttttaataaatttgtgatttatccactttattaaaaaaaattacatgttaAATTGCTCCAATCTCTTCTCAAATTCATTAGTCACTTGGAAACTAACAAATGAACATCATACATgaactagtttttatttttttaagattggataaacattttaattttcttaataaaattaagaaatccAGTTACAACTAAATAAGAAATAGTAAAAGATTCCACCTTCAACCGAAGTAGACAAGGATTAAAAAACAAAGGACGTCACACATGCCAATGTTTCCCTCCACAGAAAGTAGGATAAGGGAGAAGAACAGGACAGGGCTCCCAGAAGCAATCGCCTCGTCCTCGTTTTATTTTCATGAACTAGTAGTAATATCACAACTGACGATAacttaataaattagaaatattcCCAAAAATATTCAGTGTGTGTTGGAGTTATCCCTTGATCATCCTCATCGTATTCACACAGAACTATTTTGCCTCCAGGGGATGATTTTGGGAATGAAACCAGTTGCCCATGTATCATCTCCATTTCCCTTCTGTCCACATAGTAATGTGTTCCTGATGATGAAGAATTATCTTCTTCCATGCCAGGTTTCTTCGGAACCACTAACAACAAAACCTCCAAGACAGTTGCCTTCTCCAAAAGAAATCTAACCAGTCTCATTTCACTCTTGCAACCTTTGAAGTTGTTCATCTTGATCACCTTCAGATGGTTGAAAGTAACAGCACTTGGTTCTTCCACCACCGGCTCTGGAGTACTTGAACGATATTCATTTTCATGGAACTTAGGAAGCTGAAATTGAAAACTCAtgtcatttatatttataaaaatgatgagAGTTTGAAATCAACCATAAAAAGAGCAATTAAAATGAGTTTACAAAGATAGGATGATGCCTActtgtataaataatttttccacaTTAGGGGAGGGACATAGCCTGAAGAAGCCATAGATGCAAGTGAGATACTCAATGCTAATACAAGCCATGAGGAGCTGCAATTCCTGCAGATTTGGTAAGGAAACTTGCAAATCTATGTCGCTATATTCGTCGTAAATTGTGAGGTGCTGTATCATCGATCGCTCTAGTTAGATCATCAAgtcatcaagaaaacaaaaatgttcATGAGCGGGAGAAAGAGTACCATCAACGCTCCAGTGCATATGGTTAGGATCCTGACATGGTTGATATCATTTAACAACTTCGCATAGTCATGTTCAGGTTCACAGCTTTCCATGCCAAGAGAAGAGATGAAAGCATCCACTAATGAAGGCGTTATGACATCACTGAAATTACATTCTCCGTGGTAAATAAAAGACTGGAGCATAGGAGCAGAGATCAGTATCCCATAGGCATCATAACAGCTGAGAATAGTTAAATTCTTCACTTGGAGGTTAGGCCCAGAGATGTTGATCCGCTTCAGAGTTGAGCAGTTGTCAAAcctcaagcattcaaggttcaAGCAAGCAGCTAACATGTTAGTCACTGTGTCATCAGTGACAACCATGTCTTTGAAGGAGAATGACCGGAGCTGAGGAAAGCCAGTGAAGCCTGAAGGAGGGTTAAAATCACAGCATCTTAAACTGAGATATGTTAGTGATTTACAATGAAACAGGAAATCTGGCAGTTTGAATGACTTCCCTCCATTGGTGAAGCCATTATAAGGTTCATATCCCACTGAGAAGTCCAGATCAAGCTCCTCAACTCCTCTTGATGTTGCAAATGCTATCCATTTCTCAATATCAGCCAAAAACTTTTCAAATGCACAGAAGAAAACACGGAACTTGTTGATCTTTTTATGGGACTCATGGAGCTGG includes the following:
- the LOC120267737 gene encoding uncharacterized protein LOC120267737, with product MKYTEPEHDYVKLLYDISHVRILTICTATLMCFTTRDEYANMDLQECFTINNEYDNMDLQVSLPNLQELQLLMECISSEDLTYVYGFFRICPSPNVEKLFIQLPKFHENEYHSSTQEPVVEEPSAITFNHLKVIKMNNFKGCKSEIRLVKFLLEKAIVLVDLLLVVPKKPCMEEHNSSSSGTHYYADRREIEMIHGQLVSFPKSSPGAKVVLCEYDEDDQAIIPAHTEYYWDHF
- the LOC120266484 gene encoding uncharacterized protein LOC120266484 produces the protein MEGSQDLSYPLLQPFSCVSISATPIDLSFEFSGNQTPEEFVIRVNKYLQLHESHKKINKFRVFFCAFEKFLADIEKWIAFATSRGVEELDLDFSVGYEPYNGFTNGGKSFKLPDFLFHCKSLTYLSLRCCDFNPPSGFTGFPQLRSFSFKDMVVTDDTVTNMLAACLNLECLRFDNCSTLKRINISGPNLQVKNLTILSCYDAYGILISAPMLQSFIYHGECNFSDVITPSLVDAFISSLGMESCEPEHDYAKLLNDINHVRILTICTGALMHLTIYDEYSDIDLQVSLPNLQELQLLMACISIEYLTCIYGFFRLCPSPNVEKLFIQLPKFHENEYRSSTPEPVVEEPSAVTFNHLKVIKMNNFKGCKSEMRLVRFLLEKATVLEVLLLVVPKKPGMEEDNSSSSGTHYYVDRREMEMIHGQLVSFPKSSPGGKIVLCEYDEDDQGITPTHTEYFWEYF